From the genome of Marinitoga litoralis:
AATACCTTCTAAAGCAATGTTTGTAACACCTGTAACTTCACTAAATACACCGCCTAAAGCTGCAAAAATTAATGGTGTCGCACTTAATAACATCAATTTATAAAATATTGGAGTAGATAAACTATATATTACTGCTTGAAATACGTTCATTTAGTTTCACCACCTTTGGAAATGGCCATTTTTACAAGTAATGTTCTAACTATTCTATCTGCAGCAACTAAGAATATAATAATACCTTGTATAATTGTAACTATATCATCTGGAACTTTAGCAAATTGCATTGCATTTGAACCGGTTCTTAAAGAAGAAATTAAAAATGCAGCAAAGATAATACCAATAGGATTATTTTGACCAATTAAAGCAATTGAAATACCGTCAAACCCTTTACCACCACTAAAATCACCAAAGATTCTATGATGAATAGCCATTACTTCCATAGCACCAGCTAAACCAGCTAAAGCACCACTAATAGCCATAGTTAAAACAATATTCTTCTTTAAAGAAATTGCACCAGCTTCTGCTGCATATGGATTATATCCAACAGCTTTTATTTCATAACCAGTAGTAGTTCTATCTAATAATATATAAACCAAAATTGCAGCTACTATAGAAACAATAATACCAGATGGCAAAGTATTAGCTTGAACAGTCATTAATGGAGGTAATTGAGCACTTTGAGCGATTTCTGGTGATTTTGGAACTCCTTGACCAACAGCTAAAGGACCTACAACAAAGTAATTTGTTAAATATACTGCTATCCAGTTAAGCATAATAGTTGTAATAACTTCGTGAGCACCTGTTGTAGCTTTTAAATATCCTGCTATAGAAGCCCAGAA
Proteins encoded in this window:
- a CDS encoding ABC transporter permease, with amino-acid sequence MSILVPVTSVIIALLIAAVVILLIGKNPLNAYWVMLKGAFGGKAAWAANISKMMPLVLTGLAVGFGFRAGIFNIGAEGQLMMGAIFATFVGINLGNISPIIAIPITMLAGILGGAFWASIAGYLKATTGAHEVITTIMLNWIAVYLTNYFVVGPLAVGQGVPKSPEIAQSAQLPPLMTVQANTLPSGIIVSIVAAILVYILLDRTTTGYEIKAVGYNPYAAEAGAISLKKNIVLTMAISGALAGLAGAMEVMAIHHRIFGDFSGGKGFDGISIALIGQNNPIGIIFAAFLISSLRTGSNAMQFAKVPDDIVTIIQGIIIFLVAADRIVRTLLVKMAISKGGETK